The DNA region GGCGCAGCGGCTTGAGCATGCGCTCGCGCCAGAAACGATCGACCAGCGCCTCGGCCGCGGCATAGCCGCCGTCGAGAAACACGGCCCCGACAAGCCCCTCGCAGGCATCGGCGAGGATGGTCGCGCGCAGCCGGCCGCCGGCATGCGACTCCGACGAGCCGAGCTTGAGCGCGGGACCGATATCCATGACGCGCGCGACCTCGGCGCAGGTTTCCTTGCGCACCAGATCGGACAGGCGGCGCGACAGCTCGCCCTCATTGGCGCGCGGGAACGACTTGTAGAGCATGTCCGAGATCACGAGCCCGAGCACGTGATCGCCGAGAAACTCCAAGCGCTGATAGCTGGCATTGCGGTTGCCGCCGGCGAGCGCGGAGATGTGCGTGAGCGCGCGCTCCAGCAGCTCCTTGTCGGTGAACGCGTAACCGATCCGCTCCTCGAGAGCCGCGCGTTCCTTATCCTTGGCCGACTTCCGGCTCATCTTACGATCGTGAACAACCTGTTCCAACGGACCGACACCGGCCAGCGCCAGAACTGCCAGGCGCGCTCGCCCTCATAGACCGAGAAGAAGATGATCTGCGCCTTGCCGACGATGTTCTCGAACGGCACGTAGCCGACCTGCGACAGGAAACGGCTGTCCGTCGAGTTATCGCGGTTGTCGCCCATCATGAAGTAGTTGCCGGGCGGCACGGTGTAGACCTGGGTGTTGTCGGCGAAGCCGTTGTCGACCAGATCGAGCGTGTAATAGCTCACGCCGTTCGGCAGCGTTTCCTTCCAGCGCTTCACCGGCTGCTCGCGCACGCCCTCTTCGTTCTCGATGAAGTCCGGCGCGCGCTCGCGCTTGATCGGCACGCCGTTGATGTTCACGACCCCATCGATGACCTGGATCTTGTCGCCGGGCAGACCGATCACGCGCTTGATGTAATCGGTCGAGGTGTCCTTGGGCAGCCGGAAGACGACGACGTCGCCGCGCTCAGGCGTCATGCCGCCCGGAATGCGCCCCGAGAACAACGGCGGCGACAGCGGCAGCGAGTACTGGCTGTAGCCGTAGGAGTATTTCGAGACGAACAGGTAGTCGCCGACCAGCAGCGTCGCCTTCATCGAGCCGGACGGGATGTTGAACGGCTGAAACAGGAAGGTCCGGATCACCAGGGCGATGATCAGGGCATGGAAAATGACCTTAACGGTCTCGGAAAAACCGCCCTCTTTCCGCTTGGTTCCGGATGTCACGCTCATCGGCCTCTTGTCCCGCCTTTCGGCAACCGCACCCGGCGGTCTTGTAGCCGCTCACCCGAAGGGGCGCAACGAAGATCGCCCCAACCTACGCATAACCTTTTGGCAAACTTGATGTTCTGGCCTCAACCAGACGTGGCGGGGACGGCCGAAATGATGACGATGGCCTGGGCGGTCGGCCCTTCGTCGGTCAGCGACACGTCGATGGTCGCCTGGTAGCCGGGCGGCGTGATCGCCTTGAGGCGCGCCAGCGCCCCACCGGTGAGCTTCATGGTGGGCCGTCCGGACGGCAGGTTGATCACCCCCATGTCGCGGAAGAACACGCCCTTGCGAAAGCCGGTGCCGAGCGCCTTGGCGCAGGCCTCCTTGGCCGCGAAGCGCTTGGCATAGGTCTCGACCCGGTTGGCGCGGCGCTCGGCCTTGGCGCGTTCGGCGGGCGTAAAGATGCGATCGAGGAAGCGGTCGCCATGCCG from Pseudolabrys taiwanensis includes:
- the rnc gene encoding ribonuclease III, yielding MSRKSAKDKERAALEERIGYAFTDKELLERALTHISALAGGNRNASYQRLEFLGDHVLGLVISDMLYKSFPRANEGELSRRLSDLVRKETCAEVARVMDIGPALKLGSSESHAGGRLRATILADACEGLVGAVFLDGGYAAAEALVDRFWRERMLKPLRPLRDPKTLLQEWAQGRGLPAPAYKEVERTGPHHDPEFRVSVSLPDRPTAEGIGSSKRAAEQAAAAAMLARVGIAADKLDG
- the lepB gene encoding signal peptidase I, which gives rise to MSVTSGTKRKEGGFSETVKVIFHALIIALVIRTFLFQPFNIPSGSMKATLLVGDYLFVSKYSYGYSQYSLPLSPPLFSGRIPGGMTPERGDVVVFRLPKDTSTDYIKRVIGLPGDKIQVIDGVVNINGVPIKRERAPDFIENEEGVREQPVKRWKETLPNGVSYYTLDLVDNGFADNTQVYTVPPGNYFMMGDNRDNSTDSRFLSQVGYVPFENIVGKAQIIFFSVYEGERAWQFWRWPVSVRWNRLFTIVR
- the acpS gene encoding holo-ACP synthase — its product is MIIGLGSDLCDARRIEKVLERHGDRFLDRIFTPAERAKAERRANRVETYAKRFAAKEACAKALGTGFRKGVFFRDMGVINLPSGRPTMKLTGGALARLKAITPPGYQATIDVSLTDEGPTAQAIVIISAVPATSG